The genomic segment GCGGACGGTCACGCTCGCGCCGGCCGCGACCCGGCCGCCGTAGCTCTCGACGACCCGGCGGTTCTGCTCCATCCCCACGGTGAACCAGGGCGAGCCGTTGTCGAGGCCGGTGAAGGAGCCACCGGCCGGCTCGGTGATGCGCAGGCCGGCGGTGGCGTCCGCCCGGCCCCGGTTGCTGATCGTCGTGGTCAGCGTCCCGACGTACCCCTTGTCGGTCGGCGTCAGCACCAGCGTCCCGGTGTCGACGGTCAGCCGCGCCGTGGTGCCGCCGGCCGCGGCGGCGGGCGCGGCCGGCGCGAACAGCGCCGCCGCCCCGGCGAGCAGCGCGGCGGCCACCCGTGTGGTCCATGTGGTCATGACAGGTCCTCCGTGATCCCCGTGGTGGGCGGCGGTGGTTCCGTCCGCCCGACAGTGGTGACACACGCCGGCACGGCTGACCGTTGCGCGGGTGCCCTGTCGGGGGTACGACACCGGACCGCTGTGGTTGACTGGCACCTCGGGGAACTGCGAGGGAGGCCAGAGATGCAGGTGCCGGCCGTGCTCGGCGAGCCGATCCGGTTCGTGCTGAACTGGGGCCGCCGCTACTCGCTCTGGGTGTTCAACTTCGGCCTGGCCTGCTGCGCCATCGAGTTCATCGCGACCAGCATGGGCCGGCACGACTTCATGCGGCTCGGCGTGATCCCGTTCGCCCACGGGCCCCGGCAGGCCGACCTCATGGTGGTCAGCGGCACCGTCACCGACAAGATGGCCCCGGCGATCAAGCGGCTCTACGACCAGATGCCCGAACCGAAGTACGTGATCTCGTTCGGGGCCTGCTCCAACTGCGGCGGCCCGTACTGGGACTCCTACTCGGTGACGAAGGGCGTCGACCAGCTCATCCCGGTCGACGTGTACGTGCCCGGCTGCCCGCCGCGCCCGGAGGCGCTGCTGCACGGCATCCTCCGCCTCCAGGAGAAGATCGCCGCCGAGCAGTCCGGCGTCGGCGGCGTACCCCGCCCGGACGCGCTCACCTCCCCGGCGGACGCGGTGGCACGGCCCGTCGAGGCGCTGACCGCACCCCCGGTACGTCCGCCGGTCGGCTGAACCGCCAGGTGGCGGCGCGGGGCTAGCCTGCGGGCCATGACCGACCTCGCGGAGAAGCGCTCCGCATTCATCATCGACGTGCTGACCGAGGAGTTCGGCGCGTCCATGGCGATCGACCCGGCGGCGTTCCGCCGCAAGTTCCGCAAGATGGCGGCGTCACCGTTCGCCTTCTACCGGGGCAGTGCCGCGTTGTTCTACGCCGACCAGCGCGGCGACTTCGGCAGCGACCGGTTCCTCGACGACCGGACGAGCCGGGTGTGGATCCACGGCGACCTGCACGCCGAGAACTTCGGCACCTACATGAACGCCTCCGGGCAGCTCGTGTTCAACGTCAACGACTTCGACGAGGCGTACGTCGGGCCGTTCACCTGGGACCTGAAGCGCTTCGCCGCCAGCGTGGCGCTGCTCGGCTACGCCAAGGCGCTCTCCGACCGGGTGATCGGCGAGCTGGTGTCCGGCTTCGCCCGGTCGTACCTGGCGGAACTGCGGGCCATCGCCGCGGGCGGGGACGACGCGATCGGCTCGATCACGCTCGACAACGCCGACGGCGTGCTGCGCCGGGTGCTCCAGCAGGCGCGGCTGAACACCCGGGTGGACCTGCTCGCCGCGCAGACCACCATCGACAACTACGAGCGCCGGTTCTCCCTCGGCGACGGCGTGCACGAGATCGACGACGCCACCCGGGAGAAGGTGTGCGCGGCGTTCGCCGACTACCTGCACACGCTGCCGGACTCGACCGCCCGGACGCGCCCGGTCGCCGCGGGCATCAAGGACGTGGTGCTGCGCAAGGGCGTCGGCATCGGGTCGGCCGGGCTGCCGTCGTACAACCTGCTGCTGGAGGGGCACACCCAGGCGCTGGAGAACGACGTCGTCATCTACATGAAGCAGGCGCAGGTGCCGGCCGTCGCGCGGTACGTCGACGACGAGCGGGTCCGCTCGTACTTCCGGCACCAGGGGCACCGCACCGCCGAGTCGCAGCGCGCGTTGCAGGCGCACGCCGACCCGTGGCTGGGCTTCACCGAGCTGGACGGCGTCGGGCAGCTCGTCGCCGAGGTCTCCCCGTACGCGGCGGACCTGGACTGGGCCGACGTGAACGAGCCGGAGGAACTCGCGGGCGTGCTCGCCGACCTGGGCCGGGCGGTGGCCCGGATGCACTCGGTCGCCGACGACGAGTCCAGCCACGACCTGGTCGACTACTCCACCGAGGAGGCGATCGTCGCCGTGGTCGACGCCGAACCGCAGGCGTTCGTCGACTACCTGGTCGACTTCGGGCACCGGTACGGGATCCGGGCGCGCGAGGACCACCAGCTCTTCGTGGACCTGTTCCGCAACGGCCGGCTGCCCGGCATCTGAGGGCCGGGGCGCCGGATCCGGCGCCCCGCCTCATTGCGTGAAGTCCAGCACCGCCTTGATGTCCTCGCCGGCCGTGGCGTACGCCTCCCGGTAGTTCGACAGCGGCACCCGGCGGGTGATCAGCGACGTCAGCCACGACCGGTCGGCCTGGGCGAGCGCCTCGGCGGCCATCTCCCAGTGCCGCCGCCCGGCGTTCACCGAGCCGAACACCACGTTGTTCTCCAGCACCAGCTCCCGGTTGAGCGCACCGGCGTCGAAGTTGATGGTCCGGCCGCCGCTGGACACGCCGGTCAGGCAGACGATGCCGGTGGGCGCGGCCTTGCACATCGCGTCCAGCACCACGGTGGGTGCGCCGGTGCACTCGATCACCACGTCCGGCTTGACGTCCAGCTCCGGCACGGTCGCCGTGTGGTACGTCGCCCCGAGCGCACGGACCAGGTCCGGCTTCGGGCCGGTGGTGTTGCGGTCCAGCACGTGCACCGACAGTCCTCGCTGGCTGGCCAGCAGCGCGGCCAGCAGCCCGATCGGCCCGGCGCCGGTGACCAGCACCGTCATCGGTTTCCACTCGGCCCGGCGGCCGATCCGCTCGATGTGGTCCCACGCCTTCGCCACCACGCTCGTCGGCTCCAGCAGCACCCCCACGGACTCGAGCGCCGGGTCCAGGCCGACGGCGAACTTGGGCTGCAACCGCCAGCGTTCCCGGGCGAAACCGGGCAGCGCCTTGATGCCGTGCTCGGTGTACCGCCCGTTGCGGCACATGTCCCACTCGTCCACCGCGCAGTTCGCGCACGGCACCGGGTCGGGGTGGCGGACCACGCCGGCGACCAGGTCGCCGGTCTGCAACGTGCCGGTCGGGTCCTCCAGCACGCGGCCCAGCGACTCGTGCCCGAGCACCAGCCGCTCCTGGCCCGGCGGCGCCTCGCCGTACTCGCCCGCCACGATCTCGTGGTCGGTGCCGCAGACACCCACCGCCAGCGCCTCGACCAGGATCGCGCCCTCCTCGGGCGGTGGCTCGGGCCAGTCCTCGGCGAGCCGCAGCGAATCCGGGACACCGGAGGTCACAGTCACAGCGCGCACGGACCTCATCTTTCCGCGCGCTTCCGCCGCCCGTCCGGCAAAGCGGCGATCCCGGCACGGACGGCCCGACCCGGCCGGCAGCCGTCCACCATAGGATCAGCGCATGACTCCGGAAGAGGTCGGCCGGCGAGTGGTCGCGCTGCTCGCGCCCGTCGAGGCCACCGCGTCGGTCTCCGGCGGTCAGGGGTACGCCCGCGCCACCGTCGACGTACCCCCGGCGAGCTGGGCGGACGCGGTGCGTGCGGCACGCGACGACGCCGAACTGGAACTCGACTTCCTGGACTGGCTGTCGGCGGTGGACGAGCTGGCCGACGGCTTCGACGTGGTGCTGCACCTCTGGTCGGTCCGGCACCGGCACGGGCTGCTGCTGCGCACCCGGGTGCCCCGGGACGCGCCCGTCGTCGCGTCGGTGGTCGACCTGTTCCCCGGCGCCGCGTGGCACGAGCGCGAGACGCACGAGATGTTCGGCATCGACTTCGTCGGCCACGGCGAGCTGCGTCCGCTGCTGCTGCCGCCGGAGTTCGAGGGGCACCCGCTGCGCAAGGAGTTCGTTCTCGCCTCCCGGGTCGCCAAGCCGTGGCCCGGCGCGAAGGAGCCGGGCGAGTCGGAGGCGGGCGGCGGCCGCCGGCCGGTCCGGCCGCCGGGCGTGCCCGCGCCGGGTGAGTGGGGCACGACGCCCACGCCGGCGGGTGCGGCCGGCGCGGGTGAGGGCCCCCGAGGGGGTACGCCGGCGCGCCCGGCCCGCGAACGCCCGGCGCGGCCCGCTCCGGGGGAGCGTCCGGCGCGGCCTGCTGCCGGAGAGGCCGGGTCGGGGGCTGGTGCTGCTGCGGCGGCCGACGAGGCGGGGCCGCTCGGTCGGCCGCTGCCAGGGGAACGGCCGACCGGCCCGCCCCGCCAGGAGCCGGAGCCCGACGCGGCGGAGGAGAGCTGATGCCGGACTGGTTGGAGCTGGTCCTGCGGGTGGCGGGGGTGCTCGTCGCGTTCCTCACGCTGCCGCTGATCGTGGGCCAGGCCGAGCACAAGGTGATGGCGCACATGCAGGGCCGGCTGGGCCCGATGTACGCGGGCGGCTTCCACGGCTGGGCGCAACTGGTGGCGGACGGCATCAAGTTCGTGCAGAAGGAGGACGTCACCCCGCGCGACGCGGACCGTCCGGTGTTCCGGCTGGCGCCCGCGGTGGCGCTGGTGCCGTACCTGCTGGTGCTGCTCGTCATCCCGCTCGGGCCGGGTGACCTGGTCGCCCAGCCGCTGGGCATCGGCCTGTTCTTCGTGCTCGCCGTGGTGGGTGTCGGGGTGCTGGCGGTGCTCATGTCGGCGTGGGCGTCGGCGAACAAGTACAGCCTGCTCGGCGGGCTGCGCGGCGCGGCCCAGCTGCTCGGGTACGAGCTGCCGCTGGTGCTGGCCGCCGCCTCGGTGGCGATGGCGGCGGGCACGCTGAGCCTGCCGGGCATCGTGGAGGCGTGGCAGCCGTGGTGGCTGCTGTGGCAGGCGCCGGCCATGGTGATCTTCTTCGTCGCCGGGCTGGCGGAGATCCGCCGCCCGCCGTTCGACATGCCGGTGGCCGACTCCGAGCTGGTCTTCGGCTACATGACCGAGTACACCGGCCTGCGGTTCGCGTTCTTCCTGCTCGCCGAGTACGTGGGCATCGTGGTGATCGCGGCGCTGACCACTGTGCTGTTCCTCGGCGGCTGGCAGGGCCCGTTCGCCGACGCGCAGCTCGGCTGGCTGTGGACGCTGCTCAAGGTCTTCGCCGTCGCCTTCGTGATCATCTGGCTGCGGGTGAGCTACCCGAGGCTGCGCGAGGACCAGCTCCAGCGCCTCTGCTGGCTGGTCCTGGTCCCCCTGGCCCTGGCCCAGCTGGTCCTGACCGCCGCAGTCCGCCTGGCCCTGTAACCCGCCCGCACCCGCCCCACCCTTGTTTCCGGCGATCTTGCACTTTCTGCCTCGGCGAAAGGGGCAAGGCGCCCAGGTTCGGGGCCCAAAGTGCAAGATCGCCGGGGCGGGCGGGGCCGGGCCGGGGTGGGGTGGGCCGGGGTGGGGTGGGGCCGGGCGGGGGTCAGCGCAAGGGGGTGTGGGACGGGTCTACCCGCTCGGACTCGGGTGGGGGCGGGGGTGGGGTGCCGTCGCCGAAGGGGCGGCCGCCCAACTCCTCCCGGCCGTGCGGGGTGAGCCAGTTGCTCAGGTCGGGGCCGAGCGGCACGATCCCGGTCGGGTTGATGTCCCGGTGGACCTCGTAGTAGTGCCGCTTGATGTGGTCGAAGTCGATCGTGTCGCCGAACCCGGGCGTGGTGAACAGGTCCCGGGCGTACGCCCACAGCACCGGCATCTCGCTGAGCTTCTGCCTGTTGCACTTGAAGTGCCCGTGGTAGACCGGGTCGAAGCGGACGAGCGTGGTGAACAGCCGTACGTCCGCCTCGGTGATCGTGTCACCGACCAGGTACCGCTGACCGGCCAGCCGCTCGCTCAGCCAGTCCAGCCGGTCGAACAGCCTGTGGTACGCCTTGTCGTACGCCTCCTGGCTGCCGGCGAAGCCGCACCGGTAGACGCCGTTGTTGACGTCGGCGAAGACGACAGCGTTCACCTCGTCGATCTCGGCGCGCAGCGGTTCCGGGTAGAGGTCCGGCGCGCCCGGCCGGTGGTACGCCGTCCACTCGGTCGTCAGGTCGAGGCTCATCTGCGCGTAGTCGTTCGTCACGACCTGCCCGGTGGGCACGTCGACGAGCGCCGGGACGGTGATGCCGCGCTCGTAGCCGGGGAAGCGGGCGAAGTACGCGTCGGCCAGCCGCTCGATGCCGAGAACCGGGTCCTTGCCGTCCGGGTCGAGGTCGAACGTCCAGCTCCGCTTGTCGTGGGTGGGCCCGGCCACGGCCATCGAGATGGCGTCCTCCAGCCCGAGCAGGCGCCGGACGATGATCAGCCGGTTGGCCCACGGGCAGGCCCGGCTGACCGCCAGCCGGTAGCGGCCCGGCTCCACCGGCCAGCCGTCCCGCTCGTCCGCGGTGATCCGGGTGGCGATGTAGCGCTGGTCGCGGGTGAACTCGCCACCCGGTTCCACGTACTTGCCGCCGGTCCGGTCCAGGACTTCGTCGTCGCTGCCCACGCCCACCTCCGAGTTCGCTTTTCGCTCCCATCATGGTCGCTCCGGCCGCTCCCGGCAGGGCGAGTACCCCGGAGACCGGCAGGGCGAGTGCTCCGGAGAGGGGAATAGGCTGCCCGCCGTGACCGATGTGGAGGCGGCAGCCCGGCGTTTCGTCGCCGACGTGTGGAACGCGGGGCGCGAGGAGAGCGCGTACGAGCTGGTGGCGGCGGACTGCCCGGGGCTCGGCGGCACCGGCCCGGCGGCGACGCTGGCGTGGCACCGGGACCGGCGGGCGTCGTTCCCCGACCTGCGTTACAAGATCGTCGACGTGGTGGCGACAGGTGCGCGGGTGGCGGTGCGCTGGCGGGCCGCCGGCACCCAGGCCGGGCAGTTCGGGCCGGTGCCGCCGACCGGCCGCGTGGTCAGCTACTCCGGTGCCACGTTCCTGCGCTTCGACGACGACGGGCGGATCGTGGACGTGTGGAGCGTCAACGAGCTGTTCCAGCTGCTCCAGCAGCTCGGCGTGGAGATGCTGCCCCCGCTCACACCCGGCGAGGCGTGATCCGGCCGCACGCCGGGGGCCAAAGCGCCGGGTGGTGGTCGCGCGCGCCCGGGCCACAGGGCAGGATGGGCGGCATGAGCGAGCACGGTGGAGTGCCCGGTGCCGGATTGGTGAAGGGCCTGGCGGTCACGTTGAAGACGATGACCCGCCGCTCGACCACCCAGCAGTACCCGGACGTGGCGCCCGAGCTGCCGCCCCGCTCCCGCGGCGTGATCGCGCTGCTGGAGGAGAACTGCACGGTCTGCATGCTCTGCGCCCGCGAGTGCCCGGACTGGTGCATCTACATCGACTCGCACAAGGAGGAGGTGGCGGTGCCCGGCGCCGCCCGCCCTCGCCAGCGCAACGTGCTCGACAAGTTCGACATCGACTTCTCGCTCTGCATGTACTGCGGCATCTGCGTTGAGGTCTGCCCGTTCGACGCGCTCTACTGGTCGCCGGAGTTCGAGTACGCCGAGTACGACATCAAGAACCTGCTGCACGACAAGGACCACCTGGGCGAGTGGATGGCCACCGTGCCGCCGCCGCCGGCTCACGACCCGCTCGGCGACCCCTCCAAGGAGGAGACCACCGCCGCCCGGAAGGCGGCGGGTCCGTCGGCCCGTCCGGCTCCTTCCCGGGTACGCCCCGACGCCGCCACCGATCCGGGCGGAGGCACTGCCTCATGACCGGTGCGGACGTCCTGCTGCTGGCGCTGGGCGCGGTGGCGGTGGGCGCGGGTGCGCTGGTGGTCGCCACCCGTCACCTGGTCCGGGCCGGGCTGTGGCTGGTGGTCTGCCTGGGCGCGCTCGCGGGTGACTACCTGGTGCTGACCGCCGAGCTGGTGGCCTGGGTGCAGGTGCTCATCTACGTGGGCGCGGTGGTGGTGCTGCTGTTGTTCGCGGTGATGCTGACCCGCGCGCCGATCGGCCCGTCGGACGACCTGGACCGGCCGGGCTGGGCCGCCGCGCTGGTCGGCGCCGGCAGCGGCCTCGGCTTGGCGGTGCTGCTGATCGACGCGTTCCGCTGGTCCCGGGTGGACCTGCCCGCCGCGGGCACCGCCGAGCGCCTCGGCGAGCAGATCTTCCGTTCCTGGGTGCTGCCGTTCGAGGTGCTGTCGGTGCTGCTGCTGGCCGCGCTGGTCGGCGCGATCGTGCTGTCCCGCCCCGACATCGGCCGCCCGAAGGCGCCCAGCCCGGCCGACGGCGACCGGCCCGGCGGGGACGCCCCGCTCGGCGCCGCGCGACCCGCCGACGAGGGCGGGCGCCCGTGAGGCCGGTCATCCCGTACGTCACCGCCGCGCTGCTGTTCGGCCTCGGCGTGTACGGCGTGCTGCGCCGCCGCAACGCCGTCCTGGTGCTGATGGCGGTGGAGCTGATGCTGAACGCGGTGAACCTGGTGCTGGTCACCGCCGACACCACAGTCAAGGCCGTGCTGCCGCACTCCGGTCAGGTGTTCGCGCTGTTCGTGATCGTGCTCGCCGCCGCCGAGATCGGTGTCGGGCTGGCGATCGTGCTCCAGCTCTACCGGCTGCGCGCCGGCGTCACAGTCGACGACGTCCCGCTGGCCGAGCCGGCTCCAGCGGTCGCGGCGGCCCCAGGCGGGCTGCCGACGCCGGGGGCACCGGGCACGGAAGGAGCGGTCCGGTGAGCACGCCGACGCTGTGGCTCGCGGCGGTGCTGCCGGCCGCCCCGCTCGTCGCCGGGCTGCTCGGCCTGCTGCTGCCGCCCGCCCCGCACCAGGACCGGGCGTCGGCACGGCGGTCGGCGGTCGCGCTGGGTGTGGCCGGGGCGGCGGTGTCGCTGCTGGCCGCGCTGGCGCTGCTGGTCCGCGTGGACGCCCCGGTCGAGGCGTCCACCACCTGGATCGACCTGGGTGGGCTGCGGGTCACGCTGGGCCTGCGCCTGGACGGCGTGGCGGTGCTCGTCGCCACCGCCGTCGCGGCTGTCGCGCTGGCCGTGCAGGTCTACTCGATCGGCTACCTGCGCCGGGGCCCGCACGACGACGTGGACGTCGACCACCGCTATCCGCCGTACGCGGCGCAGTTGAGCCTCTTCACCGCCGCCATGCTCACGGTGGTGGTGTCCGGTGACCTGATCATGCTGCTGGTCGGCTGGGAGGTGATGGGCATCTGCTCGTACCTGCTCATCGCCCACGACCGGCGGCTGCCCGAGGCGCCCGGCGCGGCGGTGAAGGCGTTCCTGGTCACCCGCGTGGGTGACGTCGGCTTCCTGCTCGGCATCGCGCTGCTCGGCGTGGGCGCGGGCAGCTTCCGGATCGCCGACGTGCTGGCGCACGACTACGGCACCGGCACGCTCACCGCCGCCTGCCTGCTGCTGCTCGCCGGGGTGGCGGGCAAGAGCGCCCAGTTCCCGCTGCACACCTGGTTGCCCGACGCGATGGCCGGCCCGACGCCGGTGTCCGCGCTGATCCACGCCGCCACCATGGTCGCCGCCGGGGTGTACGCGGTGGCCCGACTGTTCCCGCTGTTCGAGCGCGCCCCGGCCGCGCTCGCCGTGCTGGGCGTGATGGCCGCGATCACGATGCTGCTCGGCGCGTTCGCCGCCACCGCCCAGGACGACATCAAGCGGGTGCTCGCCTGGTCCACGGTCTCGCAGATCGGCTACATGACCGGCGCGCTGGCGGTCGGCGCACCCGCTGCCGCGCTGTTCCACCTGCTCACCCACGCCGCGTTCAAGGCGCTGCTGTTCCTCGCCGCCGGTGCGGTGATCCACGCCGTGGGCACCACGCTGATGTCCCGGATGGGCGGCCTGCGTACCGCCATGCCGGTGACGTTCTGGTGCATGGTGGTCGGCCTGGGCGCGCTCGCCGGCGTACCCCCGCTCTCGGGTTTCTGGAGCAAGGACGGCGTGCTCGCGGCCGCAGAGGCGGCCGCGCTCGACGGTGCCGGGCCGAGCGCGGCCTGGGTGGGCTGGCTGGTCTGGCTGGCCGGGCTGGTCGGCGTCGCGGTGACCGCCTGGTACGCGACCCGCCTGCTGCTGCGCACCTTCCTCGGCGCCACCCGCACGCCGCTGCTGCGCCCGCACGACCCGCCCGCGCTGCTGCGCTGGCCGGTGCTGCTGCTCACGGTCCCGGCCGCGCTGCTCGGCCTGGCCGCGTTCGCGCCGTGGTTCGCCGACCGGCTGCGCGTGCCGGGCGACGACACCGGCGAGGCGGTCGAGCTGGTCCATCTCGCGCCGAACCTGATCCTGCCGTTCCTGCTGCTGCTCGTCGGCGCGGGTGTCGCCTGGGCGGGCTGGCGCCGCGACCCGGCCGCCGACCCGGCCCGCTACCTGGGTCCGCTGCGGCCGGTGTTCGCCCGGGCGTTCCGGCTCGACGACGTCCAGCACGCCCTCGTCGTACGCCCGGCGGGCGCGCTCGCGCGGGTCGTGCGTACCGGCGACGAGCTGGGCGTGGACGGCCTGGTCGAGGGCAGCGGCCGGGCGGCGGTCGAGGTGGGCGGCGGCCTGGCCGCGCTGCACCGGGCGGCGCTGCCCCGCGCGGCGGCCGGGGTGCTGGCCGGCGCGTTGCTGATCGGCCTGGCGGTCGCCCTGATCGGAGTCACCTCATGACGTTCGGGCAGGTCCTGCTGGTCGCCGTGGTCGCGGTGCCGGCGCTCGGCGCGCTGGCCGCGGCGGTCGTGCCCGGTGACCGGGCCGGCCGGGTGGTCGGCACCGTCGCCGCCGCGCTGACGCTGCTGGCGACGCTGCCGCTGGTCGGCGGCGACCACGGCTGGTTCGGGTACGGGCCGCGCCCGGCGGTGCAGCCCTGGCACCAGCTCGACCTGCAGTGGGTGCCCGGGCTCGACCTGCGCTTCCACCTGGGCGTGGACGGTATCTCCTGGCCGCTGGTGGTGCTGACCGCGCTGCTCACGCTGCTGTGCTGCGCGTACACGCTGTGGCGGGTGCCGCCCGGCGGCGGCAGCGGGCGGGCGCTGGTGGCGCTGCTGCTGGTGGTCGAGGTGGGCATCCTCGGCACGTTCCTCGCGCTCGACCTGGTGTTGTTCTTCCTGTTCTTCGAGGTCGTCCTGCTGCCGATGTACGCGGTCATCGCCGGCTGGGGTGGTGCGGACCGTCGCCGGGCGGCCCGCAAGTTCGCGCTCTACACGCTGTTCGGCTCGGTGCTGCTGCTCGTCGGCGTCTACGTGGTGGTGGCCGCCGCGGGCACCGCCGACCTGGTCACGCTCACCGGCGGTGCCGGGTTGTCCCGGGGCACCCAGCTCGCCGCGTTCACGCTGCTGGCGCTCGCGTTCGCGGTGAAGAGCCCGCTCTGGCCGCTGCACTCGTGGCTGCCCGACGCGCACACCCAGGCGCCGACTGTCGGCAGCGTGATCCTCGCCGGCGTGCTGCTCAAGATGGGCACGTACGGGCTGATCCGGGTCGCGGTGGGGGTGGCCCCGGAAGGTGCCCGCTGGGCCGCGCCGGTGCTCGGCGTGCTCGCCGTCGCGGCCATCCTGATCGGTGGCCTGGTCTGCCTGGCGCAGGACGACCTGAAGCGGCTGATCGCGTACTCGAGCGTCGGGCACATGGGCTTCGTGCTGCTCGGGGTCGCCACGCTCACCGCCACCGGGATCCAGGCCGCGCTGATCGGCAACATCGCCCACGGTGTCATCACCGCCCTGCTGTTCTTCCTGGCCGGTGCGGTCAAGGACCGCGCCCACACCGGGTCGCTGGCCGAGCTGTCCGGGCTGCGGGAGACCGCGCCCCGGCTGGCCGGGCTGCTCGGCTTCGCGGCGGTGGCCTCGCTGGGGCTGCCCGGCCTGGCCGGGTTCTGGGGGGAGGCGTTCGCCGTGGTGGCCGCGGTGCAGCGGGGCGGGCCGCTCTGGCTGACGCTCGCCGTGCTCGCGGCGCTGGGCGGGGCGCTGACCGCCGCGTACTTCCTGCGGCTGCTGCGCCGGGTCACGCACGGGCGGCCCAGCCCGGCGGTGGCGGGGCTCGCACCCGGGCTGGCGGGGGCGGAACTGACCGCCTGGGCACCGCTGGTGCTGCTCGCGCTCGCGGTCGGCCTGGCTCCCGCGCTCGTGCTGTCGTACGCCTCCGGTCCGGTGGAGGCGCTGCTGGGGGTCGTCCCATGAGCCTGGTACAGAGCGTCGACAACGTGGCGATGCTGCCCGCGTACCTGGCCGCCGGCACGGCCGTGCTGGTGCTCCTGGTCGACCTGCTGGTGGCCCGGCCCGCCGTCACGGTGGCGGTGGCGGCGCTCGGCGCGGCCGGCACCGCGGCCGGCGCGGCACTGGTCGGGGCGGCCGGTGAGCGGCGCACGTTCTGCGTCGGCGACGACTGCTCCTGGGTGTGGGGTGGCCGGGCCGCCCTGGTCGGGGCCGTGATCGCCCTGCTCACGCTCGGCGTGCTGGCGCTGTCCGGTCCGCTGCTGCGCGCCGGGCGTACTCCGGTCGGCGAGTACTGCTTCCTGCTCGCCTGCGCGATGACAGGTGGCGTGGTGCTCGGCGCGGCGGGTGACCTGATCACGCTGATCGTGGCGCTGGAGACGCTGACGCTGCCGCTGTACGTGCTGGTCGGCCTGCGCCGGGGAAGCCTCGCCGGTGCCGAGGCGGCGGTGACGTTCTTCGTGGTGAGCGTGGTCGCGACCACCGTCACGCTGCTCGGCGCGGCGCTGCTCTACGCGGTCACCGGCACGCTGCACCTGGACCGGCTCGGCGCCACCCTGGCCGACCGCACCGACCTGACCGATCTGCCGCTGACCGGCGTCGCGGTGGCGCTCGTGGTGGCCGGGCTGGCGTTCAAGGTCGCCGCCGTGCCGTTCCACGCGTGGGCCCCCGCCACGTACGACGGCGCGCCGCTGCCGGTGGCCGCGTACCTGTCGACCGCCTCGAAGCTCGGTGGCGTGGTGGCGCTGCTGGCGGTGGTGCAGCGCGCGCTGCCCGGTGACATGACCGGCCCGGTGCTGGCGGCGCTGGCGGTGCTGACCATGACCGTCGGCAACCTGGTGGCGCTGCGGCAGCGGCGTACCGTGCGGTTGCTCGCCTGGTCGTCGGTGGCCCAGGCGGGGTACATCCTGGCCCCGCTGGGCGCGCTGGCGCTGACCGCGGGCCGCACCGGCGACGCGCGGACGGCCGCGTACGCGGCAGCCGTGGCGTACGCGATCTTCTTCGTGCTGCTGGAGCTCGCCGCGTTCGCCGCGGTGGTGGCGTTGCGCCCGGCGGACGGCGACGGCGGCACGCTGGCCGACCTGCGCGGCGCGGCGCGGCGGCACCCGTGGGTGGGCGGCGCGTTCGCGCTGGCGCTGATCGGGCTGGCGGGCCTGCCGCCGGGTCTGGCCGGGCTGTTCGCCAAGGTGACAGTGGTACGCGCGCTGCTGGCCGGGCACGCGGGATGGCTGGCGCTGGTGGTGGCCTTGAACGCGGTGATCGGCCTGGCGTACTACCTGCGGGTCACCGCGTCGCTCTACGCGACGCCGACCGGCGCGGCGACGATCCGGCCCGCGCGGACCGTGGTGCTGGCGCTCGGCGTGGCCACCGCCGTGGCGGTGGTGATCGGTTTCGCACCGCAGCTCGTGCTGGACGTCGCGGCGCGCTGACCGGTTCGTGCCCGGATGGGCGACCGCTTCAGCCTCCGCACAGCAACATCCAGCCAACTTTCAGCCATGAGCCGGATGGTTGACGGGTACCGGTGTGTTGAACCGGTCAGCGGGCCTCCCGCAAGGGCCCGTGCACCGAAGGAGAGATCGTGCATCACAACCGTCTCAAGACCGCAGCGCTGCTCGGCCTGTTGACCTCGCTGATCCTCGC from the Micromonospora sp. WMMA1947 genome contains:
- a CDS encoding NADH-quinone oxidoreductase subunit B, yielding MQVPAVLGEPIRFVLNWGRRYSLWVFNFGLACCAIEFIATSMGRHDFMRLGVIPFAHGPRQADLMVVSGTVTDKMAPAIKRLYDQMPEPKYVISFGACSNCGGPYWDSYSVTKGVDQLIPVDVYVPGCPPRPEALLHGILRLQEKIAAEQSGVGGVPRPDALTSPADAVARPVEALTAPPVRPPVG
- a CDS encoding DUF2252 domain-containing protein; this translates as MTDLAEKRSAFIIDVLTEEFGASMAIDPAAFRRKFRKMAASPFAFYRGSAALFYADQRGDFGSDRFLDDRTSRVWIHGDLHAENFGTYMNASGQLVFNVNDFDEAYVGPFTWDLKRFAASVALLGYAKALSDRVIGELVSGFARSYLAELRAIAAGGDDAIGSITLDNADGVLRRVLQQARLNTRVDLLAAQTTIDNYERRFSLGDGVHEIDDATREKVCAAFADYLHTLPDSTARTRPVAAGIKDVVLRKGVGIGSAGLPSYNLLLEGHTQALENDVVIYMKQAQVPAVARYVDDERVRSYFRHQGHRTAESQRALQAHADPWLGFTELDGVGQLVAEVSPYAADLDWADVNEPEELAGVLADLGRAVARMHSVADDESSHDLVDYSTEEAIVAVVDAEPQAFVDYLVDFGHRYGIRAREDHQLFVDLFRNGRLPGI
- a CDS encoding glucose 1-dehydrogenase; translated protein: MRAVTVTSGVPDSLRLAEDWPEPPPEEGAILVEALAVGVCGTDHEIVAGEYGEAPPGQERLVLGHESLGRVLEDPTGTLQTGDLVAGVVRHPDPVPCANCAVDEWDMCRNGRYTEHGIKALPGFARERWRLQPKFAVGLDPALESVGVLLEPTSVVAKAWDHIERIGRRAEWKPMTVLVTGAGPIGLLAALLASQRGLSVHVLDRNTTGPKPDLVRALGATYHTATVPELDVKPDVVIECTGAPTVVLDAMCKAAPTGIVCLTGVSSGGRTINFDAGALNRELVLENNVVFGSVNAGRRHWEMAAEALAQADRSWLTSLITRRVPLSNYREAYATAGEDIKAVLDFTQ
- a CDS encoding NADH-quinone oxidoreductase subunit C, producing MTPEEVGRRVVALLAPVEATASVSGGQGYARATVDVPPASWADAVRAARDDAELELDFLDWLSAVDELADGFDVVLHLWSVRHRHGLLLRTRVPRDAPVVASVVDLFPGAAWHERETHEMFGIDFVGHGELRPLLLPPEFEGHPLRKEFVLASRVAKPWPGAKEPGESEAGGGRRPVRPPGVPAPGEWGTTPTPAGAAGAGEGPRGGTPARPARERPARPAPGERPARPAAGEAGSGAGAAAAADEAGPLGRPLPGERPTGPPRQEPEPDAAEES
- the nuoH gene encoding NADH-quinone oxidoreductase subunit NuoH, with protein sequence MPDWLELVLRVAGVLVAFLTLPLIVGQAEHKVMAHMQGRLGPMYAGGFHGWAQLVADGIKFVQKEDVTPRDADRPVFRLAPAVALVPYLLVLLVIPLGPGDLVAQPLGIGLFFVLAVVGVGVLAVLMSAWASANKYSLLGGLRGAAQLLGYELPLVLAAASVAMAAGTLSLPGIVEAWQPWWLLWQAPAMVIFFVAGLAEIRRPPFDMPVADSELVFGYMTEYTGLRFAFFLLAEYVGIVVIAALTTVLFLGGWQGPFADAQLGWLWTLLKVFAVAFVIIWLRVSYPRLREDQLQRLCWLVLVPLALAQLVLTAAVRLAL
- a CDS encoding glutathione S-transferase C-terminal domain-containing protein, with amino-acid sequence MGSDDEVLDRTGGKYVEPGGEFTRDQRYIATRITADERDGWPVEPGRYRLAVSRACPWANRLIIVRRLLGLEDAISMAVAGPTHDKRSWTFDLDPDGKDPVLGIERLADAYFARFPGYERGITVPALVDVPTGQVVTNDYAQMSLDLTTEWTAYHRPGAPDLYPEPLRAEIDEVNAVVFADVNNGVYRCGFAGSQEAYDKAYHRLFDRLDWLSERLAGQRYLVGDTITEADVRLFTTLVRFDPVYHGHFKCNRQKLSEMPVLWAYARDLFTTPGFGDTIDFDHIKRHYYEVHRDINPTGIVPLGPDLSNWLTPHGREELGGRPFGDGTPPPPPPESERVDPSHTPLR